The DNA region CATCCTTCATCTGCCGCGTTTGCTGATGCAGCGAAGAAGCCGCCGCCGCAGCCTCCTCCACGAGTGCCGCGTTTTGCTGCGTCATCTCATCCATCTGCACGACGGCCTGATTGACCTGCTCAATACCCGTGCTCTGCTCCAGCGATGAAGCGCTGATCTCGGCCATCATCTGCGTGACCCGCGAAATCGACTCCGATACATTGCGCATCGCTTCGCCCGCGCGCTCGACCAGCACCGACCCACCCTGAATCTCCGCGACCGACTCGCTGATCAGTTGCTTGATCTCCTTCGCCGACTGCGCGCTGCGCTGCGCGAGACCGCGCACTTCACCCGCGACAACTGCAAAACCGCGTCCCTGCTCGCCCGCGCGCGCGGCCTCGACGGCCGCATTCAACGCAAGAATGTTGGTCTGGAACGCGATCCCGTCGATCACTGTGATGATCTCCGCAATACGGTCCGAGCTTTGCGCAATGCCGTGCATCTTCGCGACAACCTGATTGACCACGTCACTGCCGTGCGAGGTCGCATCGAGCGCCGTCTCCGCCAGCGCATTCGCTTCGCGTGCGTGGTCGGCGTTCTGGCGCACGGTCGCCGTCAACTCTTCCATGCTCGACGCCGTCTCTTCGAGCGATGCAGCCTGATTCTCTGTGCGCGCCGACAGATCGGCATTGCCCGTGGCGATTTCGTCGGCGCCGATATAGATCGAATCGGCGGCTTCACGCACGGTCTTCACGGTACGCGCGACGCTCGCCTGCATCACCGACAGGCCCAGGAACAAGCGCCCGATCTCATTCGTGCCGCGCGCTTCGATCGGCTGGTTCAGGCGGCCTTGCGCGATTCGCTCGAAGTGCCGTCCCGCTTCTTCCAGCGGACCCACGACGCCGCGCCGCAACGCCACATATACGCCCGCCGTGCCCGCCAGCAGTAGCGCCAGAATGACGAGGCCAACCGAGCGGAACAGCGTCTGACGTGCGTCGATCGAATCCATCGACGCGCGGCCCGTCGCGTCGCCGAATTGCGTGAAGTTGTGCAGCTCGGTCAGATACGCGTCCTGCATGCCTTGGGTCGGCTGGTCGAGGAACGCCTGAATATTGCCCGCGTCGAGGTATTGCGCGAGCTCGCCGAGCGCAGTGTGAATCTTCTGGTACTTCTCGTTGAGTGCGGCGGCGCGCGCGTTGTTTTCGTCGTTGAGTTTCGGGGCGGTCATGAAGACCGCGAACGACCGGTCCGCGGCAGCGAGCTGCTCGCGCGCGTGCTGGACGATATCGGTCGGTTCCGCGCCGCCGCGCACCATCCGCGTGCCGGCGCGCGACAGGTTGATGCGTGCGTCCATCAGACGCTGCGTCGTCTCATTGACGGCATTCACCTGATGCAGCGCGACGTTCGCGAGATCGTTGACGTCGTCGTGCGTGCGGGTCATCGACCAGAACCCGAGCCCTTCCGTCACCAGCTGGAAAATACAGAAAGCGGCCAGAACACTTAACAAGCCTGAAGCGACTTTGATCTTGCTGAACATCGAAACACCTGAATTGCTGAGAAGGACGGGAGTGCATCCGGGTTTACGGCAATGTCAGGCGAAGCCTTGAGTGCTCGTCGGCAAAATTCCTGGCGCGTGAGTATTTCGGAAGCTTACGCGGTGCGATTACGTCGATTTACACAATAATTGCAGCGCCATTCTGCGAATTCCCTTGACGCGCTGCATTTACGCTTCCTAGAGTGGGGACATCGCCATGCGGGTTATGCCCGAAGGAACGACGATGACAGACCTACTCGACCGGGCGCGCGGCGCGCTGCACGCCCAGCCATTCAGCGTGCTGCTCGGCACCGAACTGATGTATGTCGGTGCGAACGAGCTGACGCTGTGCCTGCCGATCCGCGACGAATTGCGGCAGCAGCATGGTTTCGTGCACGGCGGTGTGATCAGTTATCTCGTCGATAACGCGCTCACTTTTGCTGGTGCGCTGGCGCTTGGGCCTCGCGTTGTGACGGGCGAGTACAAGATCAACTATCTGCGGCCCGCGATGGCGGGCGTGCTGATGGCACGCGCGGAAGTGGTGTATGTGGGGCGGCAGCAGGCTACCTGTCAGTGCGATGTGTTCGTCACCGATGGCGATAAGGAAAGGCTCGTCGCTGTCGCGCAGGGGACGATCAATCGTATCGGGGATGGGACGGAGGCTGGGGCTCCGTATGAAGGGGATCGGCATATGCGGGAGTGATGTTTTTTTTGTCTTCGACGCTCGGGTGTTTGGCGTTTTTCTCTTATCTGCGATGCTGTTTGGGTTGCCTCTGCGATGGTCGATGCGGATGCGTGCGTAATGTCTCGAACGTGATTTGTTAGCGGGCTTCAGGCTTCACCGGTCGGGGTTTTTGGCCTTTGCTTTCGCTGGCATCCGCGATTTGCTTTTGCTTTCGCTGGCATCCGCGATGCGTTATCTAGCTTCACGCGTCGCCCCTGTGCGGGGCGGCACCTACTTTTCTTTGCCGCCGCAAAGAAAAGTAGGCAAAAGAAAGCGGCTCACACCGCCAGCCTTTGACGTTTGCCCACGGGCCCCCAACGGCCCCACGCTTCACACCCCAGTGGCCCTGGTCGGTGCCCGTTGCCAGCGCGCCGAATCGGCGCCTCACCCACTTCAAACACCCGTACGTGGGCAAGCGCCAGCGAATGGCATATGCCGCCCAGGTGGCAAACTGTGTGTAGGTTGTCGCGTCGTATAGCTTGGCGCTCTTACCGGGTGGGACGCGTGCGCTATTGGTCTGGAGTGAAGCATGTGGAGCACCGAGGGCCTACACACAGTTTGCCACCTGGGCGGCGGCGAACTGTCTGGCGCGGCATGCTGAAACGCGGGCGTGAAGCGGGTGAGGCGCTCAGCAAGAGCGCTGGCAACGAGCAAGAATGATGTGATTGCCGTGTGAAGTGTAAGACCCTTTGGGGGCCCTCAGGCAAGAACATGGGCTGGCGGTGTGAGCCGCTTTCTTTTGCCTACTTTTCTTTGCGGCGGCAAAGAAAAGTAGGTGCCGCCCCGCACAGGGGCGACGCGTGAAGCTAGATAACGCATCGCGGATGCCCGCGCAAAGGACCAGCGCAAAGGCCCAATACACCGACCGGCGACGCCTGAAGGGCGATAACAAAACGCGGATGCCAGCAAAAGCAAAAGCAAAAGCCAAAAACCCCGACCAGCAACTCCTCAATCACTCCGCCGCATAAGTCTTCTGCTGCTGCTCGCCGAGCCCCTCAATCCCGAGCTTCACAGTCTGCCCCGGCTTCAAATAAACAGCCTCGGGCTTCACGCCCATCCCAACCCCTGGCGGCGTGCCCGTAGAAATCACATCCCCCGGCTGCAAGCTCATACACTGCGACAGATAAGAAACAAGCTTCGCAACACCAAACACCATGGTCCTGGTGCTGCCATTCTGATAACGATGCCCATCCACCTCGAGCCAAAGCTTCAGATTCTGCGGATCCGCAACCTCATCGCGCGTAACAACCCAAGGCCCGATCGGCCCAAACGTATCGAACCCCTTGCCCTTGTCCCACTGCCCAGCGCGCTCGATCTGCCACTCGCGCTCGGACACGTCGTTGATCACGCAATAACCCGCCACATAGTCGAGCGCGTTCGCCTCGTCGACATACTTCGCCTCCTTGCCGATCACCACGCCCAGTTCCACTTCCCAATCGGTCTTCTTCGAGCCGCGCGGAATTTCAATCCCGTCGTTCGGCCCAACGATCGCGCTAGTCCACTTGTTGAAGACAACAGGCTCGCTCGGCACAGGCAGATTCGACTCGGCAGCATGGTCCGCATAGTTCAGCCCGATACACACGAACTTGCCGATCTTGCCGACACACGGCCCAATGCGCGGATTGCCTTCGACAACCGGCAGCGACGCCGGATCGATCGCCCGCAATCCGTCAAGCGCAGCATCCGTCAACGTGCTGCCGTCAATATCGCCCACCACTTTCGACAGATCGCGAATCTTGCCTTGCGCATCCAGCAAGCCCGGCTTTTCCTGGCCCTTCGGTCCATAACGAAGCAGTTTCATCGCTGCAGTTTCCTCTGTTCAGTGATTCCGTGGTTCATAAACGTGGTCAGCGCCTCATGCACGCGCTGCGTGGCTCAGTTCGACCAGCCGCCGTCGATCACATGCGCCTGGCCCGTCGTGAACCCCGATTCGTCCGACGCCAGATACAACGCCAGCGCCGCAATCTCCTCCGGCTTCCCGACACGGCCCATCGGCTGGCGCGCGACGAACGCGGCGTGCACCGCTTCGACCGTCGCGCCCTGCGCCTTCGCCTGCTCGGCGATCCGCTGTTCGAGCGAAGGCGAGTGTACCGTGCCCGGACAGATCGCGTTGCAGCGTACACCGCGCGTAACGAAATCGGCAGCGACAGCCTTCGTCAAACCGATCACAGCCGCTTTCGATGCGCCATACACAAACCGGTTCGGCACGCCCTTCACACTCGACGCCGCCGACGACATGTTGATGATCGACCCGCCGCCCTTCTCCAGCATCGCGGGCAAAAACGCGCGGATCATCCGGTACATCGCCTTCGCGTTGAGATCGAAGGCGAAGTCCCAGTCTTCCTCGCTCGCTTCGAGAATCGAGCCCGCATGCACGTAGCCGGCGCAATTGAACAGCACGTCGATAGGACCGAGCTCCTGCGCCAGCGCCTTGATCGCCGCGCCGTCGAGCACATCGAGCTGGCGCGCTTCGACGGGCTTGTCCTTGAGCGCGTCGATGCGGATGTCGGTGGCGATGACGCGCGCGCCTTCACGCGCGAAAAGCTCGGCCGTCGCAAGGCCGATGCCCTGTCCAGCTGCCGTGATCAAAGCCGTCTTGCCGGCCAGTCTTTGTACCATTTAAGGCTCCCGTTGGATTGGCGTTTGAGTCATACCGGGTATTGCAACGGCTGCTCACCGGCGCGAATGTGGAATTCCCGTTGAACCGTCACAGCCGGTAGAACGCCGCTGCATTGCCGCCGAACACCGCATCGCGTTCGGCATCGGAGCGCGACGCGAGCAGCTCTGTCGCAATGGAATGCCACAGCAGATAGTCACCGTTCAGATTCAGCACCGGCCAGTCGCTGCCCCACATCAGGCGCTTCGGCCCGAACGCGGCAAGCAGATGATCGACGTATGGACGCAACGTCGCTTCCGTCCAGCCTTGCGCGGCTTCCGTCGCGAGGCCCGACAGCTTGCAATGCACATGCGGCAGTTGCGCCAGCCGGGTGATGCCCTCGGCCCACGCGTGCCAGCCCGCGCTGCCGTCGCGGATCGGCGGCTTCGCGCCGTGATCGATCACCACGCGCAATTGCGCAAAGCGCTCGATGAACGTCACCAATGCATCGACGTGACGCGTGAAGATCAGCGCATCGAATGCGAGGTCGTGGGCGATCAACGCATCGACGGCGGGCTTCAGTGCGGGATTGGCGATCCAGTTGTCGTCGGGCAGGTCTTGCAGCATCGGCCGCACGCCTTTGAACTTCGGATCGCGCGCGAGTTCGGCGATCAATGCGGGCGCGTTGGCATCGAGCATCGGCACCCAGCCGACAACGCCCGCAATCGACGTGTCATTGCGCGCGAGATCGAGCAGATAGCGCGTCTCGTCGACCGTCGGCGCGGCCTGCACGACGACCGTGCGCGACACGCCCGCGCGTTCACGCAGCGGCGCGAGATCGCCGGGACCGAATGTACGGTAGAGCGGCGCGAGATCGGGCGTGAGCCAGCCGTAGTCGCCGCGCTCGGGGTTCCAGTAATGCTGGTGTGCGTCGATTTGCATGATGTTGATCGAACCGCTAGTCCTTCGGCACGGGCGCGCGTGGATCGAGCAAGCCTTCGTCGCGCAGTGCCTGCCAGAGTTCGGCGGGAATCGGCTTGTCGAACGAAGCCACATTCTCGCGCAGTTCGCCCGCATTGCGCGCGCCCGTCAGCACGGTTGCGACGGCAGGATGCGCATACGGGAACTGCAACGCGGCGGCAGCCAGCGGCACGCCATGCGCCTTGCACACCGCTTCCAGACGCGCGACGCGCTCGATCACCTGCTTCGGCGCCTCGCCATAGTTGAACTTCAGATCGCCTTCGACGCCACGCGCGAGTATCCCCGAATTGAACGCGCCGCCCAGCAGAATGCTGACGTTGCGCTGTTCGCATTCGGGCAGCAGGTCGTCGAGCGTCGCCTGTTCGAGCAGCGTGTAGCGGCCCGCGAGCAACGCGCAATCAATGTCGAATTCGCGCACCGCGTCGAGTATCGCCGCGCTTTCGTTGACGCCGAGACCGACGGCTTTCACAGCGCCTTGCGAACGCAGATCGTCGAGCGCGCGAAAGCCGCCGCCTTGCGTGAGCTGCTGCCAGTAATGCGCGTTGCGCTCGCCATGTGTGACGACGCCGATATCGTGCACGAGCAGAATGTCGATATCGACGATGCCCATGCGCTGCTGGCTGTCTTCGAACGAACGCAGAATGCCGTCGTGCGTGTAGTCGTAGATCGCTTCGAACGGCAGCGGGTTTTGCCAGCCTTCGCTGCCGTCATACGGATGCTTGCGCGGCACGAAGTGACGGCCCACCTTGGTGGACAGCACGAACTCGCTGCGCGGATAGCGCCGCAGCGCGTCGCCCAGGCGATGCTCCGCTTTGGTGTGCCCATAGTGCGGCGCCGTGTCGAAGAAACGCACGCCCGCGTCCCATGCGGCCTGAACCGCGCCGAACGCTTCTTCATCGGACAGGTCGCGATACAGTCCGCCGAGCGGCGCCGTACCCAGCCCGAGACCCGTGACTTCGAGTGCGCGCCCGCCAATGCGGCGCCGCTTGCGCACGTTTGAACTCGCCGCATCCGTCATCGTCTCGCTCTCCATGTTTTCAATTTGGCTCACCGCAGCGCTCACTGCGCGGCCACGCTGACCACCCGATGCGGCAGCGCCGCATTCGACGGCAGGCACGCCGGCCCGACGGGCTCGAACGTCTTGTACGTAAGGATAAACTCCTGATGCCCGAGCGACTCCGATTTCGACGCCGCGCCCTGCGCCACGGCGAGCGTGACGTCGAACACTTCGCGGCCCACTTCGTCGAGCGTCGCGCGGCCTTCAAGGATACGCCCTGCGTCGACATCCATGTCGCCGGACAGGTTGCGGTAAGTATGCGGATTCGCGCAGACCTTGATGACGGGCGAAATCGCCGAGCCGACCACGGAGCCGCGCCCCGTCGTAAACAAGATCACATGCGCGCCGCACGCGATCAGTTCCGCGATCTCGGCGTTGTCGCTGATGTTCG from Paraburkholderia caribensis includes:
- a CDS encoding methyl-accepting chemotaxis protein, whose product is MFSKIKVASGLLSVLAAFCIFQLVTEGLGFWSMTRTHDDVNDLANVALHQVNAVNETTQRLMDARINLSRAGTRMVRGGAEPTDIVQHAREQLAAADRSFAVFMTAPKLNDENNARAAALNEKYQKIHTALGELAQYLDAGNIQAFLDQPTQGMQDAYLTELHNFTQFGDATGRASMDSIDARQTLFRSVGLVILALLLAGTAGVYVALRRGVVGPLEEAGRHFERIAQGRLNQPIEARGTNEIGRLFLGLSVMQASVARTVKTVREAADSIYIGADEIATGNADLSARTENQAASLEETASSMEELTATVRQNADHAREANALAETALDATSHGSDVVNQVVAKMHGIAQSSDRIAEIITVIDGIAFQTNILALNAAVEAARAGEQGRGFAVVAGEVRGLAQRSAQSAKEIKQLISESVAEIQGGSVLVERAGEAMRNVSESISRVTQMMAEISASSLEQSTGIEQVNQAVVQMDEMTQQNAALVEEAAAAASSLHQQTRQMKDAVAAFEISDVVLVADRRRQGAPGLGGEAFV
- a CDS encoding PaaI family thioesterase; translated protein: MTDLLDRARGALHAQPFSVLLGTELMYVGANELTLCLPIRDELRQQHGFVHGGVISYLVDNALTFAGALALGPRVVTGEYKINYLRPAMAGVLMARAEVVYVGRQQATCQCDVFVTDGDKERLVAVAQGTINRIGDGTEAGAPYEGDRHMRE
- a CDS encoding ureidoglycolate lyase, whose protein sequence is MKLLRYGPKGQEKPGLLDAQGKIRDLSKVVGDIDGSTLTDAALDGLRAIDPASLPVVEGNPRIGPCVGKIGKFVCIGLNYADHAAESNLPVPSEPVVFNKWTSAIVGPNDGIEIPRGSKKTDWEVELGVVIGKEAKYVDEANALDYVAGYCVINDVSEREWQIERAGQWDKGKGFDTFGPIGPWVVTRDEVADPQNLKLWLEVDGHRYQNGSTRTMVFGVAKLVSYLSQCMSLQPGDVISTGTPPGVGMGVKPEAVYLKPGQTVKLGIEGLGEQQQKTYAAE
- a CDS encoding SDR family oxidoreductase translates to MVQRLAGKTALITAAGQGIGLATAELFAREGARVIATDIRIDALKDKPVEARQLDVLDGAAIKALAQELGPIDVLFNCAGYVHAGSILEASEEDWDFAFDLNAKAMYRMIRAFLPAMLEKGGGSIINMSSAASSVKGVPNRFVYGASKAAVIGLTKAVAADFVTRGVRCNAICPGTVHSPSLEQRIAEQAKAQGATVEAVHAAFVARQPMGRVGKPEEIAALALYLASDESGFTTGQAHVIDGGWSN
- a CDS encoding amidohydrolase family protein — protein: MQIDAHQHYWNPERGDYGWLTPDLAPLYRTFGPGDLAPLRERAGVSRTVVVQAAPTVDETRYLLDLARNDTSIAGVVGWVPMLDANAPALIAELARDPKFKGVRPMLQDLPDDNWIANPALKPAVDALIAHDLAFDALIFTRHVDALVTFIERFAQLRVVIDHGAKPPIRDGSAGWHAWAEGITRLAQLPHVHCKLSGLATEAAQGWTEATLRPYVDHLLAAFGPKRLMWGSDWPVLNLNGDYLLWHSIATELLASRSDAERDAVFGGNAAAFYRL
- a CDS encoding aldo/keto reductase, with the translated sequence MTDAASSNVRKRRRIGGRALEVTGLGLGTAPLGGLYRDLSDEEAFGAVQAAWDAGVRFFDTAPHYGHTKAEHRLGDALRRYPRSEFVLSTKVGRHFVPRKHPYDGSEGWQNPLPFEAIYDYTHDGILRSFEDSQQRMGIVDIDILLVHDIGVVTHGERNAHYWQQLTQGGGFRALDDLRSQGAVKAVGLGVNESAAILDAVREFDIDCALLAGRYTLLEQATLDDLLPECEQRNVSILLGGAFNSGILARGVEGDLKFNYGEAPKQVIERVARLEAVCKAHGVPLAAAALQFPYAHPAVATVLTGARNAGELRENVASFDKPIPAELWQALRDEGLLDPRAPVPKD